A region from the Linepithema humile isolate Giens D197 chromosome 1, Lhum_UNIL_v1.0, whole genome shotgun sequence genome encodes:
- the LOC105678036 gene encoding uncharacterized protein gives MKLVFALVTVLAIFGLGQAHQFPDFGKGPLHEDIQDFLDLIPVTEIAEVIVDYIEHDHEVKAIADYLRKDPSLIRNLWIEFQSVPELLNLLNYMQKEGVKIYEVINEVNRALNIKELVPPADTYSITTKRTGGLAGFFKDIKALFNYDDFISTYVNKMRHSKAFVNFINELKSDNFQRFVNKFYYKKSVQLVLAGLKRSGVNTRVVANIMYLVLGITVPDRPPKTVQEELMDFLALVPVQQFLDIILQYINEDEQVKNAYIYMFTPEFHTLIRSIEALKEHQALVVFVQKAGVNVIEAIQQFHRSIGMEEYVPPKIESLLTHKAGLQKIGDGMKGMLEDLYAVLPLDKIDALYKEKMMNSEVFAEFIAKMSSPEMQEIVTNLYNHPTYKDALMKTREKGLELEGLTKLASRIFGIKFPDMMLASF, from the coding sequence aTGAAACTTGTATTTGCGCTAGTCACCGTCCTGGCCATCTTTGGCCTGGGCCAAGCCCACCAATTTCCCGATTTCGGCAAAGGTCCCCTTCACGAAGATATCCAAGACTTTTTGGATTTGATCCCCGTAACAGAAATTGCCGAAGTCATTGTGGATTACATAGAACACGATCATGAAGTAAAAGCTATTGCTGACTATCTCCGAAAAGATCCATCTTTAATCAGAAATCTGTGGATAGAATTCCAGTCTGTTCCTGAACTTTTGAATCTTCTCAATTATATGCAGAAGGAGGGTGTCAAAATCTACGAAGTGATAAACGAGGTTAACAGAGCTCTTAATATAAAGGAACTCGTACCACCTGCTGATACGTACTCTATTACCACGAAGAGGACTGGTGGACTCGCCGGATTTTTCAAAGACATCAAGGCTCTGTTCAATTATGACGACTTCATTTCCACGTACGTGAACAAGATGCGTCACTCAAAAGCCTTCGTCAATTTCATCAACGAACTCAAATCCGACAACTTCCAGcgatttgttaataaattttactacaaAAAGTCCGTCCAATTGGTTCTGGCGGGCCTCAAAAGGAGCGGAGTGAACACGCGAGTTGTAGCGAATATCATGTATCTCGTTCTCGGCATCACTGTACCGGACAGGCCTCCTAAAACGGTACAAGAAGAGCTGATGGACTTTCTGGCGCTAGTTCCGGTGCAGCAATTCCTTGATATAATACTGCAATATATAAACGAAGACGAACAAGTTAAAAACGCTTACATATACATGTTCACACCCGAGTTTCATACTTTAATACGCTCTATCGAAGCGCTTAAAGAACATCAAGCGTTAGTAGTATTTGTGCAAAAAGCTGGTGTCAACGTCATCGAAGCTATTCAGCAGTTCCACAGGTCCATCGGTATGGAGGAGTATGTGCCTCCTAAAATAGAAAGCCTCCTGACACACAAAGCTGGACTGCAAAAAATCGGCGATGGAATGAAGGGAATGCTCGAGGATTTGTATGCTGTATTACCTTTGGACAAAATCGACGCTCTTTACAAGGAAAAGATGATGAACTCCGAGGTCTTCGCTGAGTTCATTGCAAAAATGTCTTCCCCGGAGATGCAGGAAATCGTCACAAATTTGTACAACCATCCAACTTACAAAGATGCCCTCATGAAGACCAGAGAAAAGGGATTGGAACTCGAGGGATTGACAAAACTTGCCTCTAGAATATTTGGTATTAAATTCCCTGATATGATGCTCGCATCATTCTGA